One window of Paludibacter propionicigenes WB4 genomic DNA carries:
- a CDS encoding bifunctional UDP-3-O-[3-hydroxymyristoyl] N-acetylglucosamine deacetylase/3-hydroxyacyl-ACP dehydratase produces MSKQKTIKEAFTLAGKGLHSGLEIVLTFNPAPENHGIKIKRVDLPEQPEMDAVAEYVTETTRGTVLKKGEMQVSTVEHALSALYAFGIDNCLLEVNAPEFPILDGSAKYFVEQIQQIGIVEQQAEKDYFIVRKKIEYTIPETGAKIILLPDDTFSVDVHIAFDSAVLNNQFASLSSLDDFATEIGSARTFVFVREIEQLVKLNLIKGGDLKNAIVIYDKQVSQADFDNLADLMNQPHQDAGKLGYLNGGVKFPNEPARHKLLDVIGDLSLIGKPIRGKVIATYPGHKINTELAKLIRKELKKQEIQAPVYDDTIAPVLDVNAIRKLLPHRWPFLLVDKIIEMREKVIVGVKNVTVNETFFMGHFPEEPVMPGVLLVEAMAQTGGLLVLNSVENPETYSTYFLKIDNVKFRQKVVPGDTVIFHLEMPDEMRRGCALMKGHAFVGGKIVAEAEFMAQIVKNK; encoded by the coding sequence ATGTCGAAACAAAAAACGATTAAAGAAGCCTTTACACTAGCCGGAAAAGGTTTACACTCCGGTTTGGAAATAGTCTTAACGTTCAATCCAGCCCCCGAAAATCACGGAATTAAAATTAAAAGAGTAGATTTGCCAGAGCAACCCGAGATGGATGCAGTAGCCGAGTATGTAACTGAAACTACGCGAGGTACAGTTTTGAAAAAAGGGGAAATGCAGGTTAGTACTGTAGAACACGCTTTATCAGCACTTTATGCATTCGGAATCGACAATTGTTTATTGGAAGTAAATGCACCGGAATTCCCTATTTTGGATGGAAGTGCAAAATATTTTGTTGAACAAATTCAACAAATAGGAATTGTAGAACAACAAGCAGAAAAGGACTATTTCATAGTTCGGAAAAAAATAGAATATACCATACCTGAAACCGGAGCAAAAATCATTTTACTTCCCGATGATACTTTCAGTGTGGATGTGCATATTGCATTTGATTCAGCTGTGCTGAATAACCAATTTGCAAGCCTTTCATCGTTGGATGACTTTGCAACCGAAATAGGCAGTGCACGCACTTTCGTTTTTGTACGCGAGATAGAGCAACTGGTGAAGCTCAACCTTATCAAAGGTGGTGATCTGAAAAATGCTATTGTTATTTATGACAAGCAGGTATCTCAGGCAGACTTTGATAACCTGGCTGATTTGATGAATCAACCTCACCAGGATGCCGGTAAACTGGGTTATCTGAATGGGGGAGTGAAATTTCCAAACGAACCGGCACGTCACAAACTGTTGGATGTGATTGGTGATTTATCTCTGATTGGTAAGCCTATTCGTGGAAAAGTAATTGCAACTTATCCCGGACACAAAATAAATACGGAATTAGCCAAGCTGATTCGTAAAGAGCTTAAAAAGCAAGAAATTCAGGCGCCTGTTTACGATGACACGATTGCACCTGTTTTGGACGTAAACGCTATTCGCAAACTTTTGCCACATCGCTGGCCATTTCTGCTGGTTGATAAAATCATAGAAATGCGCGAAAAAGTTATTGTAGGCGTAAAGAACGTTACTGTAAACGAGACTTTCTTTATGGGGCATTTCCCTGAAGAACCGGTTATGCCGGGTGTTTTATTAGTTGAAGCCATGGCGCAGACCGGTGGTTTGTTGGTGCTAAACTCGGTTGAAAATCCGGAAACATACTCAACCTATTTTTTGAAAATAGACAATGTGAAATTTCGCCAGAAAGTGGTTCCGGGCGATACGGTGATTTTCCATCTGGAGATGCCTGATGAAATGCGCAGAGGCTGTGCGTTAATGAAAGGTCATGCTTTTGTTGGTGGAAAAATAGTTGCTGAAGCAGAATTTATGGCGCAAATAGTAAAGAACAAGTAA
- the lpxA gene encoding acyl-ACP--UDP-N-acetylglucosamine O-acyltransferase, which yields MKQPLAYIHPDAKIAPTVVIEPFVTIDKNVVIGDGTRIGSNVTILEGVRIGKNCNIFPGAVIGAVPQDLKFKGEDTLAIIGDNTTIREFVTINRGTASKGKTVVGDNCLIMAYCHVAHDCIVGNNIIMGNSTQLAGEVVIEDHAILSAAILVHQFSHIGSHVMIQGGSKINKDVPPFVTAGRDPISYAGINSIGLRRRGFTNEQIRDIQDVYRYLYQSGMNTSHAVERIQAELPATKERDEILLFVRNSPRGIIKGYFD from the coding sequence ATGAAACAACCTTTAGCTTACATTCATCCCGATGCTAAGATTGCACCAACAGTTGTAATTGAACCATTTGTTACTATCGATAAAAACGTGGTAATCGGAGATGGCACTCGTATTGGTTCAAACGTAACCATTTTGGAAGGTGTGCGGATTGGAAAAAATTGCAATATCTTCCCTGGTGCTGTTATCGGGGCTGTCCCTCAGGATCTTAAATTTAAGGGAGAGGATACGTTAGCTATTATTGGAGATAATACAACAATACGTGAGTTTGTCACTATCAACAGAGGTACAGCCTCGAAGGGCAAAACCGTGGTAGGTGATAACTGTTTAATAATGGCTTATTGTCACGTAGCTCACGACTGTATTGTAGGTAATAATATCATAATGGGTAATTCAACCCAGCTGGCAGGCGAAGTGGTAATTGAAGACCACGCTATCTTAAGTGCTGCAATTCTGGTTCATCAGTTTTCGCATATCGGATCGCACGTAATGATTCAGGGTGGTTCTAAGATAAATAAAGATGTTCCTCCTTTTGTAACCGCCGGACGCGATCCTATTTCGTATGCCGGAATAAACTCAATCGGTTTGCGTCGTAGAGGATTTACAAATGAACAGATACGTGATATACAGGATGTTTATCGCTATCTTTATCAGTCGGGAATGAACACTTCTCACGCTGTAGAGAGAATTCAGGCAGAACTTCCTGCAACAAAAGAGCGCGACGAGATTTTACTCTTTGTACGCAATTCACCCCGCGGAATTATCAAAGGTTATTTTGATTGA